The following coding sequences lie in one Mus musculus strain C57BL/6J chromosome 11, GRCm38.p6 C57BL/6J genomic window:
- the Sqstm1 gene encoding sequestosome-1 isoform 1 (isoform 1 is encoded by transcript variant 1) gives MASFTVKAYLLGKEEATREIRRFSFCFSPEPEAEAQAAAGPGPCERLLSRVAVLFPTLRPGGFQAHYRDEDGDLVAFSSDEELTMAMSYVKDDIFRIYIKEKKECRREHRPPCAQEAPRNMVHPNVICDGCNGPVVGTRYKCSVCPDYDLCSVCEGKGLHREHSKLIFPNPFGHLSDSFSHSRWLRKLKHGHFGWPGWEMGPPGNWSPRPPRAGDGRPCPTAESASAPPEDPNVNFLKNVGESVAAALSPLGIEVDIDVEHGGKRSRLTPTTPESSSTGTEDKSNTQPSSCSSEVSKPDGAGEGPAQSLTEQMKKIALESVGQPEEQMESGNCSGGDDDWTHLSSKEVDPSTGELQSLQMPESEGPSSLDPSQEGPTGLKEAALYPHLPPEADPRLIESLSQMLSMGFSDEGGWLTRLLQTKNYDIGAALDTIQYSKHPPPL, from the exons ATGGCGTCGTTCACGGTGAAGGCCTATCTTCTGGGCAAGGAGGAGGCGACCCGCGAGATCCGCCGCTTCAGCTTCTGCTTCAGCCCGGAGCCGGAGGCGGAAGCCCAAGCCGCGGCCGGCCCGGGGCCCTGCGAGAGGCTGCTGAGCCGAGTGGCTGTGCTGTTCCCCACGCTGAGGCCTGGCGGCTTCCAGGCGCACTACCGCG ATGAGGATGGGGACTTGGTTGCCTTTTCCAGTGATGAGGAGCTGACAATGGCTATGTCCTATGTGAAAGATGACATCTTCCGCATCTACATTAAAG AGAAGAAGGAGTGCCGGCGGGAACATCGCCCACCATGTGCTCAGGAGGCACCCCGAAACATGGTGCACCCCAATGTGATCTGTGATGGTTGCAACGGGCCTGTGGTGGGAACTCGCTATAAGTGCAGTGTGTGCCCAGACTACGACCTGTGCAGCGTGTGCGAGGGGAAGGGCCTGCACAGGGAACACAGCAAGCTCATCTTTCCCAACCCCTTTGGCCACCTCTCTGAT AGCTTCTCTCATAGCCGCTGGCTTCGGAAGCTGAAACATGGACACTTTGGCTGGCCTGGCTGGGAGATGGGCCCACCGGGGAACTGGAGCCCACGTCCTCCTCGTGCAGGGGATGGCCGCCCTTGCCCTACAGCTGAGTCAG CTTCTGCTCCACCAGAAGATCCCAATGTCAATTTCCTGAAGAATGTGGGGGAGAGTGTGGCAGCTGCCCTCAGCCCTCTAG GCATTGAGGTTGACATTGATGTGGAACATGGAGGGAAGAGAAGCCGCCTGACACCCACTACCCCAGAAAGTTCCAGCACAGGCACAGAAGACAAGAGTAACACTCAGCCAAGCAGCTGCTCTTCGGAAGTCAGCAAACCTGACGGGGCTGGGGAGGGCCCTGCTCAGTCTCTGACAGAGCAAATGAAAAAGATAGCCTTGGAGTCGGTGGGACAGCCAGAG GAACAGATGGAGTCGGGAAACTGCTCAGGAGGAGACGATGACTGGACACATTTGTCTTCAAAAGAAGTGGACCCATCTACAGGTGAACTCCAGTCTCTACAGATGCCAGAATCGGAAGGGCCAAGCTCTCTAGACCCCTCACAGGAAGGACCCACAGGGCTGAAGGAAGCTGCCCTATACCCACATCTCCCACCAG AGGCTGATCCCCGGCTGATTGAGTCCCTCTCCCAGATGCTGTCCATGGGTTTCTCGGATGAAGGCGGCTGGCTCACCAGGCTCCTACAGACCAAGAATTACGACATCGGGGCTGCTCTGGACACGATCCAGTATTCGAAGCACCCTCCACCATTGTGA
- the Sqstm1 gene encoding sequestosome-1 isoform 2 (isoform 2 is encoded by transcript variant 2), with protein MASFTVKAYLLGKEEATREIRRFSFCFSPEPEAEAQAAAGPGPCERLLSRVAVLFPTLRPGGFQAHYRDEDGDLVAFSSDEELTMAMSYVKDDIFRIYIKEKKECRREHRPPCAQEAPRNMVHPNVICDGCNGPVVGTRYKCSVCPDYDLCSVCEGKGLHREHSKLIFPNPFGHLSDSFSHSRWLRKLKHGHFGWPGWEMGPPGNWSPRPPRAGDGRPCPTAESASAPPEDPNVNFLKNVGESVAAALSPLGIEVDIDVEHGGKRSRLTPTTPESSSTGTEDKSNTQPSSCSSEVSKPDGAGEGPAQSLTEQMKKIALESVGQPEEQMESGNCSGGDDDWTHLSSKEVDPSTEADPRLIESLSQMLSMGFSDEGGWLTRLLQTKNYDIGAALDTIQYSKHPPPL; from the exons ATGGCGTCGTTCACGGTGAAGGCCTATCTTCTGGGCAAGGAGGAGGCGACCCGCGAGATCCGCCGCTTCAGCTTCTGCTTCAGCCCGGAGCCGGAGGCGGAAGCCCAAGCCGCGGCCGGCCCGGGGCCCTGCGAGAGGCTGCTGAGCCGAGTGGCTGTGCTGTTCCCCACGCTGAGGCCTGGCGGCTTCCAGGCGCACTACCGCG ATGAGGATGGGGACTTGGTTGCCTTTTCCAGTGATGAGGAGCTGACAATGGCTATGTCCTATGTGAAAGATGACATCTTCCGCATCTACATTAAAG AGAAGAAGGAGTGCCGGCGGGAACATCGCCCACCATGTGCTCAGGAGGCACCCCGAAACATGGTGCACCCCAATGTGATCTGTGATGGTTGCAACGGGCCTGTGGTGGGAACTCGCTATAAGTGCAGTGTGTGCCCAGACTACGACCTGTGCAGCGTGTGCGAGGGGAAGGGCCTGCACAGGGAACACAGCAAGCTCATCTTTCCCAACCCCTTTGGCCACCTCTCTGAT AGCTTCTCTCATAGCCGCTGGCTTCGGAAGCTGAAACATGGACACTTTGGCTGGCCTGGCTGGGAGATGGGCCCACCGGGGAACTGGAGCCCACGTCCTCCTCGTGCAGGGGATGGCCGCCCTTGCCCTACAGCTGAGTCAG CTTCTGCTCCACCAGAAGATCCCAATGTCAATTTCCTGAAGAATGTGGGGGAGAGTGTGGCAGCTGCCCTCAGCCCTCTAG GCATTGAGGTTGACATTGATGTGGAACATGGAGGGAAGAGAAGCCGCCTGACACCCACTACCCCAGAAAGTTCCAGCACAGGCACAGAAGACAAGAGTAACACTCAGCCAAGCAGCTGCTCTTCGGAAGTCAGCAAACCTGACGGGGCTGGGGAGGGCCCTGCTCAGTCTCTGACAGAGCAAATGAAAAAGATAGCCTTGGAGTCGGTGGGACAGCCAGAG GAACAGATGGAGTCGGGAAACTGCTCAGGAGGAGACGATGACTGGACACATTTGTCTTCAAAAGAAGTGGACCCATCTACAG AGGCTGATCCCCGGCTGATTGAGTCCCTCTCCCAGATGCTGTCCATGGGTTTCTCGGATGAAGGCGGCTGGCTCACCAGGCTCCTACAGACCAAGAATTACGACATCGGGGCTGCTCTGGACACGATCCAGTATTCGAAGCACCCTCCACCATTGTGA